In Anser cygnoides isolate HZ-2024a breed goose chromosome 14, Taihu_goose_T2T_genome, whole genome shotgun sequence, one genomic interval encodes:
- the LOC136786358 gene encoding protocadherin gamma-A10-like, with protein MTTVKTGVHSTLSSKKRKSCKSKYTDSGPCRRGMCRGAVSTAAEGFRGRGRAAAVGVSRACSAGRRLRAPLFTTEERKERSAAASPARCGPARSPAAAAVPDSFARCFGGRADCERPRGAEPSYRGRGAGETWRRRGQSRGREREWERESDPEPQAKVGAAAGSCRRASGGGGAVAEMWAAREGRWGRRQRALLCCVLVAAWEAAWGQLRYSVPEELPKGSFVGDVAKDLALQPAALRDRGARVVSADRTRYFALHANSGHLVTAERLDREQLCRLVERCVLRCEVIVEGEMKVYEIEVEITDINDNTPNFVKAEKELRMSETTAPGSRFPLSKAHDPDVGVNSLQSYELSGDEHFSLSVQAGADGEKRPELVLAKALDREEAAFHELVLRASDGGEPSRTGTARIRVSVLDANDNAPVFSQAVYAVRVPEDVPVGSTLLTLTATDADEGLNGEVKYSVIKLTADLTDKFFLDPETGSIRLVRSLDFEEGDSYEMEVQADDGGGLFDTAIVSISVTDVNDNAPEISMRSALREISEDAPSGTVVALLHVQDRDSGANGEVRCSIVESVPFRLERALDNYYSVVTARELDREEVSEYNVTVRAADGGSPSLWSSAVLALRVLDVNDNAPVFAEARYSARLAENNAEGALVLTVRAWDADWGQNARVRYRLAEGRVRGAPLSSYVSVQAETGALYALRSFDYEEVREVGLWVRAEDGGAPALSSNVSVRLLIVDENDNAPQVLYPPAAAAAAAPGAGWTGVELAPRSAEPGALVAKVVAVDADAGQNAWLSYELAKATEPGLFRVGLHSGEVRTARSPLARDAPRHSLVVVVKDQGRPALSATATLTVVLAESVAELLSELGSAAAPAEPAGSLTRWLVLAVAAVSCLFLAFLLLLLALRLRRWRRSQLLPPASGALRGVPASHFVGIDGVRAFLHSYSHEVSLTADSRKSQRRWAADSCCNTLPARPPPDKAAPLLGDDAAGARGAQPDALPGMTIVFAYAFNQYIWMSKCAA; from the exons GGCCGAAGGTTTCCGCGGAAGAGGCAGGGCGGCGGCGGTCGGTGTGAGCCGCGCGTGCAGTGccgggcggcggctgcgggcgcCGCTGTTCACCacggaggagaggaaggagcggagcgctgcagccagccccgccCGCTGCGGCCCGGCTCGCTCGCCCGCGGCAGCGGCAGTACCCGACTCATTCGCTCGCTGTTTCGGCGGCCGGGCGGACTGCGAGCGGCCCCGCGGTGCGGAGCCGAGCTACAGAGGCAGAGGGGCCGGCGAGACCTGGCGACGGCGGGGCCAGAGCCGAGGACGGGAAAGGGAGTGGGAGCGAGAATCTGATCCGGAGCCACAGGCGAAAgtcggggcggcggcggggagctgtCGGCGGGCGtccggtggcggcggggccgtggcgGAGATGTGGGCGGCGAGAGAAGGGCGCTGGGGCCGGAGGCAGCGAGCGCTGCTGTGCTGCGTGTTGGTGGCGGCGTGGGAGGCGGCGTGGGGGCAGCTGCGCTACTCGGTGCCCGAGGAGCTGCCCAAGGGCTCTTTCGTGGGCGACGTGGCCAAGGACCTGGCGCTGCAGCCGGCGGCGCTCCGCGACCGCGGCGCCCGAGTGGTGTCGGCAGATAGGACGCGGTATTTCGCTCTGCATGCGAACAGCGGCCACCTGGTGACGGCGGAGAGGCTAGACCGAGAGCAGCTGTGCCGGCTGGTGGAGCGATGCGTACTGCGCTGCGAGGTGATCGTGGAGGGTGAGATGAAAGTTTACGAGATCGAAGTGGAAATCACAGACATTAACGACAACACGCCAAACTTtgtgaaagcagaaaaggaactgAGAATGAGCGAGACGACAGCTCCAGGGTCGCGTTTTCCCTTGTCTAAAGCTCACGACCCGGACGTGGGAGTGAATTCCCTGCAGAGCTACGAGCTGAGCGGCGACGAGCACTTCTCGCTGTCCGTGCAGGCGGGAGCCGACGGCGAGAAGCGTCCCGAGCTGGTGCTGGCCAAGGCGCTGGACCGGGAGGAGGCGGCGTTTCACGAGCTGGTGCTGAGGGCGAGCGACGGCGGCGAGCCGTCTCGGACGGGCACGGCGCGCATCCGCGTGTCTGTGCTGGACGCCAACGACAACGCGCCCGTGTTCAGCCAGGCGGTGTACGCGGTGCGCGTGCCCGAGGACGTGCCCGTTGGCTCCACGCTCCTCACCCTCACGGCCACCGACGCCGACGAGGGACTCAACGGCGAGGTTAAGTATTCGGTGATAAAACTGACAGCCGATCTAACAGACAAATTCTTTCTGGATCCCGAGACGGGATCGATCAGGCTGGTGAGGAGCCTGGACTTCGAGGAAGGTGACTCCTACGAAATGGAGGTGCAGGCAGACGATGGCGGTGGCCTTTTCGACACGGCTATAGTCTCGATCTCGGTGACCGACGTGAACGACAATGCGCCCGAGATTTCGATGAGGTCGGCGCTGAGGGAGATCTCGGAGGACGCGCCGTCGGGGACGGTGGTGGCCCTGCTGCACGTGCAGGACCGGGACTCGGGCGCCAACGGCGAGGTGCGGTGCAGCATCGTGGAGAGCGTGCCGTTCCGCCTGGAGCGGGCGCTGGACAATTACTACAGCGTGGTGACGGCGCGGGAGCTGGACcgggaggaggtgtcggagtACAACGTGACGGTGCGGGCGGCGGACGGCGGGTCGCCGTCGCTTTGGAGCAGCGCGGTGCTGGCGCTGCGCGTGCTGGACGTGAACGACAACGCGCCGGTGTTCGCGGAGGCGCGCTACAGCGCCCGTCTGGCCGAGAACAACGCCGAGGGCGCGCTGGTGCTGACGGTGCGCGCGTGGGACGCGGACTGGGGGCAGAACGCGCGCGTGCGGTACCGGCTGGCGGAGGGGCGTGTGCGGGGCGCGCCGCTCTCGTCCTACGTGTCGGTGCAGGCGGAGACGGGCGCGCTGTACGCGCTGCGCTCGTTCGACTACGAGGAGGTGCGCGAGGTGGGGCTGTGGGTGCGGGCGGAGGACGGCGGCGCGCCGGCGCTGAGCAGCAACGTGTCGGTGCGGCTGCTGATCGTGGACGAGAACGACAACGCGCCGCAGGTGCTGTAcccgccggcggcggcggcggcggcggctccgggcgcGGGCTGGACGGGCGTGGAGCTGGCGCCGCGCTCGGCGGAGCCCGGCGCGCTGGTGGCCAAGGTGGTGGCGGTGGACGCGGACGCGGGGCAGAACGCGTGGCTGTCCTACGAGCTGGCCAAGGCGACGGAGCCGGGGCTCTTCCGCGTGGGGCTGCACAGCGGCGAGGTGCGCACGGCGCGCTCGCCGCTGGCCCGCGACGCGCCCAGGCAcagcctggtggtggtggtgaaggacCAGGGCCGGCCGGCGCTGTCGGCCACGGCCACGCTGACGGTGGTGCTGGCCGAGAGCGTGGCCGAGCTGCTCTCGGAGCTGGGCAGCGCGGCGGCGCCGGCCGAGCCCGCCGGCAGCCTGACGCGCTGGCTGGTGCTGGCCGTGGCGGCCGTGTCCTGCCTCTTCCtcgccttcctgctgctgctgctggcgctgcgcCTGCGGCGCTGGCGCCGCTCGCAGCTGCTGCCGCCGGCCAGCGGCGCCTTGCGCGGCGTCCCGGCCTCGCACTTCGTGGGCATCGACGGCGTCCGCGCCTTCCTGCACTCCTACTCGCACGAGGTGTCGCTCACCGCCGACTCGCGCAAGAGCCAGCGGCGCTGGGCGGCCGACAGCTGCTGCAAcaccctcccggcccggccgccgcccgaCAAGGCCGCGCCGCTGCTCGGGGACGACGCTGCCGGCGCCCGCGGCGCACAGCCCGACGCCCTCCCG GGGATGACAATCGTCTTTGCATATGCCTTCAACCAATACATCTGGATGTCCAAATGTGCTGCATGA